A region of Gemmatimonadaceae bacterium DNA encodes the following proteins:
- a CDS encoding M15 family metallopeptidase: protein MNVVSMMNPLPPERASVREQNDTPRDPSMDVAPRSARREPARAAGTRAARPSREARDVRDAKATDEATSTDDAGEKRPVTRSEFSALLAMLAGAGEQVRNDLVKQLPEEGASLVDHLLEEASQQGGNAEALMSAAATTNATATANGNANGITTAQRSKEAGEALHYGLLKLLPNTGADAGDVANSAEPPASKGNLDGLARAASRVSEQASDRSRALEAISRVASQRGSSVEQLLALGDTRGAAARQSLDALLNAAGTPAGARLAARELMAATRRSVLGGDDATLDAMASLEALKAKASKTMGASGDITVASKDMTGIAPELQTKVQRVMERMKNEYGHDVTIVETTRSQARQDWLYEQGRTREGNVVTWTRDSAHTRGDAVDVMIDGTYNNPEGFARLQRIAREEGLRTLGARDPGHLELTRNGADATGTLLASAQKQARDAAAADTASQPSARGMARVASVAGVAGVAQVAQSARDARGTDTFANNGIGSTVSAYASAQSNGRGRTESDANDTTGNSAREKSPRGLALGRTARAESGSESAAFSMNSMGVGQQRGRDVAVNAPQHVTGSAQADRVADIQQMRADAPTGPLSRMTLNVDGADGTAERITVDVRGSTVTAHIATDADTADRLRLRTAELQDALGRHGLDGDTVRISSTSRTQDGTESARGLTGERDALKMVATAASQQDGASANGQQGRAPRQWDMQDETRREQAARARDEREQRSRQDAQDQQERQRRQTFFTGNA, encoded by the coding sequence ATGAACGTGGTGTCCATGATGAACCCCCTGCCGCCCGAACGCGCGAGCGTCCGGGAGCAGAACGACACGCCGCGTGACCCGTCTATGGATGTGGCGCCGCGCAGCGCGCGCCGCGAGCCGGCGCGTGCCGCCGGCACCCGGGCCGCGCGGCCGAGCCGCGAGGCCCGCGACGTCCGCGATGCGAAGGCCACCGACGAGGCGACGTCCACGGACGACGCCGGCGAGAAGCGGCCGGTGACCAGGTCGGAGTTCTCGGCGCTGCTGGCGATGCTGGCCGGTGCCGGGGAGCAGGTGCGCAATGATCTCGTGAAGCAGCTGCCCGAAGAAGGCGCGTCGCTGGTCGATCATCTCCTCGAGGAAGCCTCGCAGCAGGGGGGCAACGCCGAGGCGCTGATGTCCGCCGCCGCGACGACGAACGCGACGGCCACGGCGAACGGCAACGCGAACGGCATCACCACCGCCCAGCGCTCCAAGGAAGCGGGCGAGGCGCTCCACTACGGGCTCCTCAAGCTGCTCCCGAATACGGGCGCGGACGCCGGGGATGTCGCCAACTCCGCCGAGCCGCCCGCGTCGAAGGGCAACCTCGATGGCCTGGCCCGCGCCGCGTCGCGCGTGTCGGAGCAGGCGAGCGACCGGAGCCGCGCCCTCGAGGCGATCTCGCGGGTGGCGAGCCAGCGGGGCAGCTCGGTCGAGCAGCTGCTGGCCCTCGGCGATACGCGGGGCGCCGCGGCGCGGCAGTCGCTCGATGCCCTGCTCAACGCCGCCGGCACGCCGGCTGGCGCGCGCCTCGCGGCCCGTGAGCTCATGGCCGCCACGCGCCGCAGCGTCCTCGGTGGAGACGACGCCACGCTCGACGCGATGGCGTCCCTCGAAGCGCTCAAGGCCAAGGCGTCCAAGACGATGGGCGCCTCCGGCGATATCACCGTCGCCAGCAAGGACATGACCGGCATCGCGCCCGAGCTGCAGACCAAGGTGCAGCGCGTCATGGAGCGCATGAAGAATGAGTATGGCCACGACGTGACGATCGTGGAGACGACGCGCTCGCAGGCGCGCCAGGACTGGCTCTATGAGCAGGGGCGCACGCGCGAAGGCAACGTGGTCACCTGGACGCGCGACTCGGCGCACACCCGCGGCGACGCCGTGGACGTGATGATCGACGGCACCTACAACAATCCGGAAGGCTTCGCCCGTCTCCAGCGCATCGCGCGCGAGGAAGGGCTGCGCACGCTCGGCGCGCGCGATCCGGGGCATCTGGAGCTCACGCGGAACGGCGCCGATGCGACCGGGACGCTCCTGGCGAGCGCGCAGAAGCAGGCGCGGGATGCGGCGGCGGCCGATACGGCCAGCCAGCCGTCGGCCCGTGGCATGGCGCGCGTCGCGAGCGTCGCCGGCGTGGCCGGGGTAGCGCAGGTCGCGCAGAGCGCCCGCGATGCGCGTGGTACCGATACTTTCGCGAACAACGGCATCGGTAGCACGGTGAGCGCGTACGCAAGCGCCCAGTCGAACGGCCGTGGCCGGACCGAATCGGATGCGAACGACACCACCGGCAACAGCGCGCGCGAGAAGTCGCCGCGTGGGCTGGCGCTCGGGCGCACGGCGCGCGCCGAGTCGGGCTCGGAGTCGGCCGCGTTCAGCATGAACAGCATGGGCGTCGGTCAGCAGCGCGGCCGCGACGTCGCGGTGAATGCCCCGCAGCACGTGACGGGCAGCGCGCAGGCAGATCGCGTCGCCGACATCCAGCAGATGCGCGCCGACGCGCCCACCGGGCCGCTCTCGCGCATGACGCTGAACGTGGATGGCGCCGATGGCACCGCTGAGCGCATCACGGTGGACGTGCGCGGCTCGACCGTGACCGCGCACATCGCGACCGATGCCGATACGGCCGATCGGCTGCGCCTCCGCACGGCGGAGCTCCAGGATGCGCTGGGCCGTCACGGCCTCGATGGGGATACGGTGCGCATCAGCAGCACCAGCCGCACGCAGGATGGAACAGAATCGGCGCGTGGCCTGACCGGTGAGCGCGATGCGCTCAAGATGGTGGCAACGGCGGCCTCGCAGCAGGACGGCGCCAGCGCGAATGGCCAGCAGGGTCGCGCGCCGCGCCAGTGGGACATGCAGGATGAGACGCGACGCGAGCAGGCGGCCCGCGCGCGCGACGAGCGTGAGCAGCGCTCGCGGCAGGATGCCCAGGACCAGCAGGAGCGCCAGCGCCGCCAGACCTTCTTCACCGGGAACGCGTGA
- a CDS encoding flagellar hook protein FlgE, with protein MLRSLYAGVSGLRNNQVRMDVIGNNIANVNTVSFKAGRVTFKEGFAQLLQGASRPPGDQGGINPIQIGLGMQIGSIDQIFNQGNLETTGLNTDVAIQGDSFFVVRKGNQSYYTRAGNFQVDALGQMVTPANGFIVQGRMYDNGVLQDGIQDIKLPFGQKVSAKPTSQMTLAGNLNASAPIFQGSFANAADRENPINEKAWTETQLAVYDSQGTKTDVKIQMWKTGPNTWDWKLDPIASSQTFTAQTDANTPPSDITLPVPPTGYEILPANVKVYSTTGVEYASPADFSFSAGPPPAVQFTNNMPANSQIKIGYFMSPTTATPSENSGTFTFDNAGILNTNISAAINFAVPGANPVKIDLKLNGGVNGLTQFASTSSTAVLRDQDGYTAGTLQNFSIDRFGLITGFFTNGTTSPLARIVLADFNNPSGLQRIGDNMLQESANSGSAVLGFALEGSQSQLTSGALEMSNVDLAQEFTNLIVAQRGFQANSKVVSTSDEMLQELMTVKR; from the coding sequence ATGCTTCGTTCCCTTTATGCCGGCGTTTCCGGCCTGCGCAACAACCAGGTGCGCATGGACGTGATCGGTAACAACATCGCCAACGTCAACACCGTCTCCTTCAAGGCCGGTCGCGTGACCTTCAAGGAAGGCTTCGCGCAGCTCCTGCAGGGCGCGAGCCGTCCGCCTGGCGATCAGGGTGGTATCAACCCGATCCAGATCGGTCTCGGCATGCAGATCGGCTCGATCGACCAGATCTTCAATCAGGGTAATCTCGAGACGACGGGTCTCAACACCGACGTCGCGATCCAGGGTGACTCGTTCTTCGTCGTTCGCAAGGGCAACCAGAGCTACTACACCCGCGCCGGCAACTTCCAGGTCGACGCGTTGGGCCAGATGGTGACGCCGGCCAACGGCTTCATCGTGCAGGGCCGCATGTACGACAACGGCGTCCTGCAGGATGGCATCCAGGACATCAAGCTGCCGTTCGGTCAGAAGGTGTCGGCCAAGCCGACGAGCCAGATGACGCTGGCCGGCAACCTCAATGCCTCGGCGCCGATCTTCCAGGGCAGCTTCGCCAACGCCGCCGATCGCGAGAACCCGATCAACGAAAAGGCGTGGACGGAAACGCAGCTGGCGGTCTACGACTCGCAGGGCACGAAGACCGATGTGAAGATCCAGATGTGGAAGACGGGCCCGAACACGTGGGATTGGAAGCTCGATCCCATCGCCTCGTCGCAGACGTTCACCGCGCAGACGGACGCGAACACGCCGCCCAGTGACATCACGCTGCCGGTGCCGCCGACCGGGTACGAGATCCTGCCGGCCAACGTGAAGGTGTACAGCACCACGGGCGTGGAGTACGCCTCGCCGGCGGACTTCAGCTTCTCCGCCGGCCCGCCGCCGGCCGTGCAGTTCACGAATAACATGCCGGCGAACTCACAGATCAAGATCGGCTACTTCATGAGCCCGACCACGGCCACGCCGAGCGAGAACAGTGGCACGTTCACCTTCGACAACGCCGGTATCCTCAACACGAACATCTCGGCGGCGATCAACTTCGCGGTGCCGGGCGCCAACCCGGTCAAGATCGACCTGAAGCTCAACGGCGGCGTGAACGGTCTCACGCAGTTCGCGTCGACGTCGTCCACCGCGGTGCTCCGCGACCAGGATGGCTACACGGCCGGCACGCTCCAGAACTTCTCGATCGACCGCTTCGGTCTCATCACCGGCTTCTTCACGAACGGCACGACGTCGCCGCTCGCCCGCATCGTCCTGGCCGACTTCAACAACCCGTCCGGCCTCCAGCGCATCGGCGACAACATGCTCCAGGAGTCCGCGAACTCCGGCAGCGCCGTCCTCGGCTTCGCCCTCGAAGGCTCCCAGTCGCAGCTCACCAGCGGCGCCCTCGAAATGTCGAACGTCGACCTGGCGCAGGAATTCACCAACCTGATCGTCGCCCAGCGCGGCTTCCAGGCCAATTCGAAGGTGGTCTCGACCTCCGACGAAATGCTCCAGGAGCTCATGACGGTGAAGCGGTAA
- a CDS encoding flagellar basal body-associated FliL family protein, whose translation MAKEEAKPAEQPAEGAAPAKPKLPILIGMVAVGLAVGGGTGAALLGPMVAKKMGKVPPAAEASKGGEGEKAAAGEHAAPAEGEKPAEGGKEGAGAEAPVLMLDNLVLNPANSGGSRFLLLTVALEVSSATTMEDFKKRDAELRDIILTALGTKTVEQLTDITMREKFKSEISAAVESRFGKKTVKRLYFPQFVVQ comes from the coding sequence ATGGCCAAGGAAGAAGCCAAACCCGCCGAGCAGCCCGCAGAAGGGGCAGCCCCGGCCAAACCCAAGCTCCCCATCCTCATCGGCATGGTGGCCGTTGGCCTCGCCGTGGGCGGGGGCACCGGCGCGGCCCTTCTGGGTCCCATGGTCGCCAAGAAGATGGGGAAGGTCCCGCCCGCCGCTGAGGCGTCGAAGGGCGGTGAAGGCGAGAAGGCGGCGGCCGGCGAGCATGCCGCTCCCGCGGAAGGCGAAAAGCCGGCCGAAGGGGGCAAGGAAGGCGCGGGAGCCGAAGCACCGGTTCTCATGCTCGACAACCTCGTGCTCAATCCCGCCAACAGCGGGGGCAGTCGCTTCCTCCTCCTGACGGTCGCGCTCGAAGTGAGCAGCGCCACCACCATGGAAGACTTCAAGAAGCGCGACGCCGAGTTGCGCGACATCATCCTGACCGCGCTGGGCACGAAGACGGTGGAGCAGCTCACCGACATCACCATGCGCGAGAAGTTCAAGTCCGAAATTTCCGCGGCCGTGGAATCCCGCTTCGGCAAGAAGACGGTGAAGCGGCTGTATTTCCCCCAGTTCGTCGTCCAGTAA
- a CDS encoding FliM/FliN family flagellar motor switch protein codes for MSSETLSQTDIDRLLGGGPRGGSAANRPAVDVQVYDFRRPHRVSKERLRTLEAMYERMVKALEAWLISRVRGQIEVRLQSVEQFSFGEFTLSLPMPCSSFIFDIQGTGQKGVIDVGPELSTYIVDRFFGGEGSGSPLTRALTPIERMAVRNVADKVTSLLQEIWQDHVPMELNITGFESSPEILQVVNREDPVLVANVEFSTGNVSSLLLICLPFSVLDKFFTSSGQQRLALLATNEQEREITRQRSEAALRATKVPLVARLPDFQLSMRELSQVTEGTIIPTGIPRDARVIVRAGTQERFIGHAGRVNGNLAVRIADAVHAAAPSDSRTTS; via the coding sequence ATGAGCTCGGAAACGCTTAGCCAGACCGATATCGATCGCCTGCTTGGCGGCGGCCCGCGTGGCGGGTCGGCGGCCAACCGGCCGGCGGTCGATGTGCAGGTCTACGACTTCCGTCGCCCGCATCGCGTCTCCAAGGAGCGCCTGCGCACGCTGGAAGCCATGTACGAGCGCATGGTCAAGGCGCTTGAGGCGTGGCTCATCTCGCGCGTCCGCGGGCAGATCGAAGTGCGGCTGCAAAGTGTCGAGCAGTTCTCGTTCGGCGAGTTCACGCTCTCGCTGCCGATGCCCTGCTCTTCCTTCATCTTCGACATTCAGGGCACGGGGCAGAAGGGCGTCATCGACGTCGGCCCCGAACTCAGCACCTACATCGTCGATCGCTTCTTCGGTGGCGAAGGATCGGGGAGCCCGCTCACCCGCGCCCTCACGCCGATCGAGCGCATGGCGGTCCGCAACGTGGCCGACAAGGTGACGTCGCTGCTCCAGGAGATCTGGCAGGACCACGTCCCGATGGAGCTCAACATCACGGGCTTCGAGTCGTCGCCGGAAATTCTGCAGGTGGTGAACCGCGAAGATCCGGTGCTCGTCGCCAACGTCGAGTTCAGCACCGGCAACGTGAGCAGCCTTCTGCTCATCTGCCTGCCCTTCTCGGTGCTCGACAAGTTCTTCACGTCGAGTGGCCAGCAGCGCCTGGCGCTTCTCGCCACCAACGAACAGGAACGCGAGATCACGCGGCAGCGCAGCGAAGCCGCGTTGCGCGCGACCAAGGTGCCCCTCGTGGCGCGCCTCCCCGACTTTCAGCTCTCGATGCGCGAACTCTCGCAGGTCACCGAGGGCACCATCATTCCCACGGGGATCCCCCGTGATGCGCGCGTGATCGTGCGCGCGGGCACGCAGGAACGCTTCATCGGTCACGCAGGACGCGTGAACGGCAACCTTGCGGTGCGCATCGCCGATGCGGTGCACGCCGCCGCTCCCTCCGACTCCCGGACCACTTCATGA
- the fliN gene encoding flagellar motor switch protein FliN: MNPAEIDALVASAQAAKAAGQPLSSLMDEQAAAAPAARAPQLTDFEQTMLGTTEVPIGMLLDLTLPVSIELGRTSMTVQEILRLGRGSVIQLDRLAGEPIDIYVGDRRFAEGEVVVLGEHFGVRITRVLANPAAAANANAA; the protein is encoded by the coding sequence ATGAATCCCGCCGAGATTGATGCCCTGGTGGCAAGTGCCCAGGCGGCCAAGGCGGCCGGTCAGCCGCTTTCCTCGCTGATGGACGAACAGGCCGCCGCGGCCCCTGCCGCGCGCGCGCCGCAGCTCACCGACTTCGAGCAGACGATGCTCGGCACGACCGAAGTGCCGATCGGCATGCTCCTCGATCTGACGCTGCCGGTGTCGATCGAACTGGGCCGCACCAGCATGACCGTGCAGGAGATCCTGCGCCTCGGTCGTGGCTCGGTGATCCAGCTCGACCGCCTCGCCGGTGAGCCGATCGACATCTACGTCGGCGACCGTCGCTTTGCCGAAGGCGAAGTGGTGGTGCTCGGCGAGCATTTCGGGGTGCGTATCACGCGCGTGCTGGCCAATCCGGCCGCCGCGGCGAACGCGAACGCCGCCTGA
- the fliP gene encoding flagellar type III secretion system pore protein FliP (The bacterial flagellar biogenesis protein FliP forms a type III secretion system (T3SS)-type pore required for flagellar assembly.), producing the protein MFIAGLSVVASLAFVLGLGALCVWALKKWGTGAMKGKQRVAVEVVQRVTLGPKTGLAVVRVGEKVMALSVGEGGVRALFELDEADRQHVLATSPVALSHVSSAEATKAIALLTPPAVPQDAVTALGTKIGTAIGTKFGGLLNQALRTPETPQSQLPQSQLPQYGLPQSPLPPVHAEVPAFLTRPQDSKDDRAFHNLLNISLSGATRIASVLALLAVASAGTLHAQAADTTKKVDPTAAMAADITKSVLQSAAQIVIPKTADAPPVVAPKGVAAPLRAPIKAPALPLPATQKATLAPKPGNGAALTPQAAATTRPTNEMQLTPAREPNNTAQGAQPAPIAADDAIMRMMPQMDVKLGGDGKTEGLRLNGTVGIVVMMGLLTLLPTLLLMMTGFTRILIVLQLLKQAMGTQSAPPAQLLAGMALLLTAFVMGPTLSEVNQKAVTPWLDGKMTQVDMLKTGVQPFRTFMLKQTRESDLKTFVEMSRLPRPATVDDVPLHVLMSAFVASELRTAFQIGFAIYLPFIIIDAVVASVLMSMGMIMLPPAMISLPFKLLLFVLVDGWSLTISSLVQSFK; encoded by the coding sequence ATGTTCATCGCCGGTCTCAGCGTCGTCGCTTCACTCGCCTTCGTGCTTGGCTTGGGTGCCCTGTGTGTCTGGGCGCTCAAGAAGTGGGGCACGGGTGCCATGAAGGGAAAGCAGCGCGTGGCCGTCGAAGTCGTGCAGCGGGTCACGCTCGGCCCCAAGACCGGCCTGGCCGTCGTGCGGGTGGGCGAAAAGGTGATGGCCCTCAGTGTCGGTGAAGGCGGCGTGCGGGCGCTCTTCGAACTCGACGAAGCGGACCGGCAGCACGTGCTGGCGACCAGCCCCGTGGCGCTGTCCCATGTATCGAGCGCCGAAGCCACCAAGGCGATCGCCCTGCTGACGCCGCCCGCCGTCCCGCAGGACGCCGTCACCGCCCTCGGCACCAAGATCGGCACGGCCATCGGCACGAAGTTCGGCGGTCTCCTCAATCAGGCACTGCGCACCCCCGAAACCCCGCAGTCCCAGCTTCCGCAGTCCCAGCTTCCGCAGTACGGGCTTCCGCAGTCCCCGCTTCCGCCGGTCCACGCCGAAGTCCCCGCCTTCCTGACCCGCCCCCAGGACAGCAAAGACGACCGCGCCTTCCACAACCTCCTGAACATCTCTCTGAGCGGCGCGACCCGCATCGCGAGTGTCCTCGCCCTGCTCGCCGTCGCGAGCGCTGGCACGCTGCACGCCCAGGCCGCGGACACCACCAAGAAGGTCGATCCCACCGCCGCGATGGCCGCCGACATCACCAAGTCGGTGCTGCAGAGTGCGGCGCAGATCGTGATCCCCAAGACCGCGGACGCGCCGCCGGTCGTGGCGCCGAAGGGCGTCGCGGCGCCCCTGCGCGCACCGATCAAGGCACCGGCGCTGCCGCTGCCGGCCACACAGAAGGCCACCCTCGCGCCCAAGCCGGGCAACGGCGCCGCACTCACGCCGCAAGCCGCGGCGACGACGCGACCGACCAACGAGATGCAGCTCACGCCGGCGCGTGAGCCGAACAACACGGCTCAGGGCGCCCAGCCGGCGCCCATCGCCGCCGATGATGCCATCATGCGCATGATGCCGCAGATGGACGTGAAGCTTGGCGGCGACGGCAAGACTGAAGGGCTGCGCCTGAACGGCACCGTGGGCATCGTGGTGATGATGGGGCTCCTGACGCTCCTCCCCACGCTGCTGCTGATGATGACCGGGTTTACCCGCATCCTCATCGTGCTGCAGCTCCTCAAGCAGGCCATGGGCACGCAGAGCGCGCCGCCGGCGCAGTTGCTGGCCGGCATGGCGTTGCTCCTCACCGCCTTCGTGATGGGCCCCACGCTCAGCGAAGTAAATCAGAAGGCCGTGACGCCGTGGCTCGACGGCAAGATGACCCAGGTGGACATGCTCAAGACCGGCGTGCAGCCGTTCCGCACGTTCATGCTCAAGCAGACCCGCGAGAGCGACCTCAAGACGTTCGTCGAAATGAGCCGCCTGCCGCGCCCCGCCACCGTGGACGATGTACCGCTGCACGTGCTCATGAGCGCGTTCGTCGCCAGTGAGCTCCGCACCGCCTTCCAGATCGGTTTTGCGATCTACCTGCCGTTCATCATTATCGATGCGGTGGTGGCCAGCGTCTTGATGAGTATGGGCATGATCATGTTGCCACCCGCCATGATCTCCTTGCCCTTCAAACTATTGCTCTTCGTCCTCGTGGACGGATGGAGCCTCACCATTTCGTCCCTGGTGCAGAGCTTCAAGTAG
- a CDS encoding chemotaxis protein CheW, which produces MVAPGESNEILNEFLVESYEGLDQLDRDILALEQYGGNADIIGRVFRCIHTIKGTCGFLGFGTLEAVAHVGENLLSRVRDGSIPVTPQLTSALLRLNDAVRGMLEHIEESGDEGAGDYSALIDTLATLTDAPSDAPSDAPSGAPSGAPSDAAASAAPADNLPPSVTETPITPIPGAIPRLGEILIQQGMVHPADVTAAVQEQAQGVTARVGEILVARGSTSAAAVKEALDVQQEARAGHVSDGSIRVDVALLDRLMNLVGELVLARNQIIQSSATRADNTLLGTTQRLNLITSELQEGVMKTRMQPIGNVWSKFPRVVRDLAVACGKQVSIQMEGANTELDKTIIEAIKDPLTHIVRNSVDHGIESPRDRVMADKSPEGRLLLRAFHEGGQVNIEISDDGAGIDPAKIRAKALDKGILTPEVAARMSDREALHLIFAPGFSTAEKITNVSGRGVGMDVVKTNIEKIGGTVDVSSTVGAGTTLRIKIPLTLAIIPALVITSAGERFAIPQVSLLELVRMEHDEAKQKIEMIYDKPVYRLRGKLLPLVHLNHTLNLEATPWPNEPGARDEAISIVVLQTDGVPFGLVVDRIMDTEEIVVKPLGKQLKGITTFAGATIMGDGRVALILDVHGLAARAGVLATERDRAGNEARAEQKSGGEMLQTLLVFSSGGEDRMALPLSEIARLEEFDPHRIERTGRHEVVQYRDEIMPLVRLSDVLDTVTVTSADPDALLQVIVITQADQHVGVIVDRIVDIVECAVSVQQRKRPGVVLGSAVIQGRVTDILDIRRLVQDVAEEFLTAGFGGHAAHG; this is translated from the coding sequence ATGGTGGCCCCGGGTGAGAGCAACGAGATCCTCAACGAGTTCCTCGTGGAGTCATACGAGGGGCTCGACCAGCTCGACCGCGACATTCTCGCGTTGGAGCAGTACGGCGGCAATGCCGACATCATCGGCCGTGTCTTTCGGTGTATTCACACCATCAAGGGCACCTGCGGCTTCCTCGGCTTCGGCACGCTCGAAGCCGTGGCCCATGTCGGCGAGAACCTGCTGTCGCGCGTTCGCGACGGCTCCATCCCCGTCACGCCGCAGCTCACGTCGGCGCTCTTACGGCTCAACGATGCCGTACGTGGCATGCTCGAGCACATCGAGGAGAGCGGTGACGAAGGCGCCGGCGACTACTCCGCGCTGATCGATACACTCGCGACGCTGACTGACGCACCGTCCGATGCACCGTCTGACGCACCGTCTGGCGCACCGTCTGGCGCACCGTCCGACGCCGCGGCATCGGCCGCGCCGGCCGACAACCTCCCGCCGAGCGTCACCGAGACCCCGATCACGCCGATCCCGGGCGCGATCCCACGGCTCGGCGAGATCCTCATTCAGCAGGGCATGGTACATCCCGCCGATGTCACCGCCGCCGTGCAGGAGCAGGCACAGGGCGTGACTGCGCGCGTCGGGGAGATTCTCGTGGCACGCGGCAGCACCAGCGCCGCGGCCGTGAAGGAGGCGCTGGATGTCCAGCAGGAAGCACGGGCCGGTCATGTGAGCGACGGCAGCATCCGCGTGGATGTCGCGCTGCTCGATCGCCTGATGAATCTCGTGGGTGAGCTCGTCCTGGCCCGCAATCAGATCATCCAGTCGAGCGCCACGCGCGCCGACAATACGCTGCTCGGAACGACGCAGCGTCTCAATCTGATCACCAGCGAGCTGCAGGAAGGGGTCATGAAGACCCGCATGCAGCCCATTGGCAACGTGTGGAGCAAGTTCCCGCGTGTCGTGCGCGATCTGGCGGTCGCCTGCGGCAAGCAGGTGTCCATTCAGATGGAAGGCGCCAACACGGAGCTCGACAAGACGATCATCGAGGCTATCAAGGATCCGCTCACGCACATCGTGCGCAACTCGGTGGATCACGGCATCGAATCGCCGCGTGATCGCGTCATGGCCGACAAGTCCCCCGAGGGACGGCTGCTGCTCCGCGCTTTCCACGAGGGCGGCCAGGTCAACATCGAGATCAGCGACGACGGCGCCGGCATCGATCCGGCCAAGATCCGCGCGAAGGCCCTCGACAAGGGCATCCTGACCCCCGAGGTCGCGGCTCGCATGAGCGATCGCGAGGCGCTCCACCTGATCTTTGCCCCCGGCTTCAGCACCGCTGAGAAGATCACCAACGTCTCAGGCCGCGGCGTCGGCATGGACGTGGTGAAGACCAACATCGAGAAGATCGGCGGCACCGTTGACGTGTCGAGCACGGTGGGCGCAGGCACCACGCTGCGCATCAAGATCCCCCTCACGCTGGCGATCATCCCGGCGCTCGTGATCACCTCGGCCGGCGAACGCTTCGCCATTCCCCAGGTGAGCCTGTTGGAGCTCGTGCGGATGGAACATGACGAGGCCAAGCAGAAGATCGAGATGATCTACGACAAGCCGGTCTACCGGCTGCGCGGCAAGCTGTTGCCGCTCGTGCATCTCAATCACACGCTGAACCTCGAGGCCACACCCTGGCCCAATGAGCCGGGGGCGCGCGACGAAGCCATCAGCATCGTCGTGCTGCAGACCGACGGCGTCCCGTTCGGCCTCGTGGTGGATCGCATCATGGACACCGAAGAGATCGTGGTGAAGCCTCTCGGCAAGCAGCTCAAGGGCATCACGACCTTTGCCGGCGCCACCATCATGGGCGATGGTCGCGTGGCGCTCATCCTCGATGTGCATGGCCTCGCGGCCCGGGCCGGCGTCCTCGCCACCGAGCGCGACCGGGCCGGCAACGAGGCACGCGCCGAACAGAAGAGTGGAGGCGAGATGCTCCAGACGTTGCTCGTCTTCTCGAGTGGCGGCGAGGATCGGATGGCCCTGCCCCTCTCGGAGATTGCCCGCCTCGAGGAGTTCGATCCGCATCGGATTGAGCGCACCGGACGCCACGAGGTCGTGCAGTATCGCGATGAGATCATGCCGCTCGTCCGGCTCTCCGACGTGCTCGATACCGTGACGGTGACGTCGGCCGATCCCGATGCCCTGCTGCAAGTCATCGTGATCACGCAGGCCGATCAGCACGTCGGCGTCATCGTCGACCGCATCGTCGACATCGTCGAATGCGCCGTCTCCGTCCAGCAACGCAAGCGTCCCGGCGTCGTGCTCGGCTCCGCCGTCATTCAGGGGCGCGTGACCGACATCCTCGATATCCGCCGACTGGTGCAGGACGTCGCCGAGGAATTCCTCACCGCCGGGTTCGGAGGACACGCCGCTCATGGCTGA